In one window of Macadamia integrifolia cultivar HAES 741 unplaced genomic scaffold, SCU_Mint_v3 scaffold1326, whole genome shotgun sequence DNA:
- the LOC122063453 gene encoding oleoyl-acyl carrier protein thioesterase 1, chloroplastic-like translates to MMSLKGLNPPDQFRTLTRPRSVHALRSLNRRGIAVVSCCSSSVGRSCDLSISKQINGSGEASIGSTDESVNLADQFRFGRLTDDMLAYKRKFVVRWYEVGFNNTAAVIAITNLLQEAGCSHLQCTGYSKDGIGTGDTMRKMHLIWVTTRMQIELHKYPTWGDVVEIETWLELGRVTGKRDWIIRDATGAVIGRATSKWAVMNQDTRRLQKMGKDELDDLPNYCPRTTRLAFPEENNSRMKKIPKLEEPAQYSTLGLKPRRADLDMNQHVNNVTYIGWVLESMPQEIIDTHEVQKVTLDYRRECQQDDMVDSLTSMELVMEGSEVVAELSGSKNGSLIGRKHEEDCYQFLHCLRMSSGGPEINRGRTEWRRKPIG, encoded by the exons ATGATGTCGCTGAAGGGATTAAATCCTCCGGATCAGTTTCGAACCCTGACTCGACCCCGATCCGTCCACGCTCTCAGATCACTGAATCGCCGTGGAATAGCGGTCGTCTCTTGCTGTTCTTCATCTGTGGGGCGAAGTTGTGATCTCTCCATTTCGAAACAGATAAACGGTTCGGGAGAAGCATCAATCGGGTCGACCGATGAATCCGTAAACTTGGCAGACCAATTCCGGTTTGGGAGGTTGACTGATGATATGCTGGCCTATAAGAGGAAATTTGTAGTGAGATGGTATGAGGTTGGGTTCAATAATACTGCTGCAGTTATAGCCATTACCAATCTCCTTCAG GAAGCTGGATGCAGTCATCTTCAATGCACAGGGTACTCGAAAGATGGGATTGGGACAGGCGACAccatgagaaagatgcatctgATATGGGTGACTACTCGAATGCAAATTGAACTTCACAAATACCCAACATG GGGCGACGTGGTTGAGATTGAGACATGGTTAGAACTGGGAAGAGTTACGGGCAAACGTGATTGGATTATCAGAGATGCCACTGGTGCAGTTATTGGGAGAGCTACCAG CAAATGGGCTGTGATGAACCAAGACACGAGACGACTCCAAAAAATGGGCAAAGATGAGCTTGATGATCTTCCAAATTACTGTCCACGAACAACACG GTTAGCTTTTCCAGAGGAAAATAATAGTAGAATGAAGAAAATTCCCAAGCTTGAAGAACCTGCACAGTATTCTACACTAGGGCTTAAG CCTAGAAGAGCTGATCTAGACATGAATCAGCATGTGAACAATGTCACCTACATAGGATGGGTTCTTGAG AGCATGCCTCAAGAAATTATTGACACTCATGAAGTTCAAAAGGTGACACTAGATTACAGAAGAGAATGCCAACAGGATGACATGGTTGATTCACTCACTAGTATGGAACTAGTAATGGAAGGTTCAGAAGTAGTTGCAGAGCTTAGTGGGAGTAAAAATGGGTCTCTCATTGGGAGGAAACATGAAGAAGACTGTTATCAGTTCTTGCATTGCTTGAGAATGTCAAGTGGAGGACCGGAAATTAACCGCGGTCGCACAGAGTGGAGAAGGAAACCAATAGGTTGA